A stretch of the Solanum dulcamara chromosome 6, daSolDulc1.2, whole genome shotgun sequence genome encodes the following:
- the LOC129891744 gene encoding uncharacterized protein LOC129891744 — MSKTRDEEEEDDRFHDSLDRLLSSTNTSCSSSPSSDNEEDDIKDLSFNLGSPNYGVPDTLPVPRFPRGVSNNYDVWISEPISVEERRIRLLSQMGLARDPSLLRHRPSLSQSAAADYDVEERPEIFGRSVSANHLKCPLAGGEGISNNINSKISCIESNICGIVRSKSDGDRNCSKCCCSSSHSVHKNTEVISLNSTSISSVQVNMANGVDGIVVHNNRNRSKSLCEDLFRNGNGSPKKPPTGKTRADSTNNGTCNLLPVLANNEVEEGLESNGDLGIEEQVCTIKSLDDGKEFVVNEVKEDGTLKKVKEVGTGRQLTMEEFEICVGTSPIVQELMRRQNVEDGNKDSLDGNTNEDGETEPKSKKKGSWLKSIKNVAGAMTGYKERRSSDERDTSSEKGGRRSSSATDDSQDASFHGPERVRVRQYGKSCKELTALYKSQEIPAHNGAIWTIKFSLDGKYLASAGEDCIIHVWQVTESERKGDLLLDKPEDGNLNLLLLANGSPEPTTMSPNDGQPEKKRRGRLSISRKSGSFDHVLVPETVFALSEKPISSFQGHVDDVLDLSWSKSQHLLSSSMDKTVRLWHLSSKSCLKIFSHSDYVTCIQFNPVDDRYFISGSLDAKVRIWSIPERQVVDWNDLHEMVTAACYTPDGQGAFVGSYKGNCRQYNISDNKLQQKAQINLQNKKKKAHQKKITGFQFVPGSTSDVLITSADSRIRVVDGADLVHKFKGFRNTNSQISSSMTADGRYVVCASEDSHVYIWKYEGDSRTSRNRGVTITQSYEHFHCQDVSVAIPWPGISDNLRFPDSSLGEQNGHADHLDEVSTANHPPTPIEENGTECSPLVSGCSNSPLHGTLSGAMNSYFFDKFSATWPEEKLLLATKNRSPRVSVDASVDFTNGLNQFKSAWGFVIVTAGRRGEIRTFQNFGLPIRI; from the exons ATGAGCAAAACCAGAGACGAAGAAGAAGAGGACGACCGATTTCACGACTCTCTTGACCGGTTACTTTCTTCTACTAATACTTCTTGTTCTTCATCTCCTTCTTCTGATAACGAAGAAGACGATATTAAAGATCTTAGTTTCAATTTGGGTTCTCCTAATTATGGTGTTCCGGACACACTTCCGGTTCCAAGGTTCCCCAGGGGTGTATCGAATAACTATGATGTATGGATCTCTGAACCCATCTCCGTTGAAGAACGACGTATTCGACTCCTCAGTCAAATGGGTCTTGCCCGTGATCCTTCTCTTCTCCGCCACAGACCGTCACTCTCACAGTCTGCTGCTGCCGACTACGATGTTGAAGAAAGACCGGAGATTTTCGGCAGATCGGTTTCAGCAAATCATTTGAAGTGTCCACTTGCCGGCGGTGAGGGTatttctaataatattaattcCAAAATTAGTTGTATTGAGAGTAATATTTGTGGGATCGTTCGATCAAAATCGGATGGTGATCGCAATTGCTCTAaatgttgttgttcttcttctcaTTCAGTTCATAAAAATACCGAAgttatttccttgaattctaCTTCCATTTCATCAGTACAAGTAAATATGGCCAATGGGGTTGACGGTATAGTTGTACATAATAACAGAAACCGTAGTAAAAGTCTCTGCGAGGATCTATTTCGTAATGGCAATGGATCCCCGAAGAAGCCACCCACAGGGAAGACGAGAGCTGATTCCACCAACAATGGGACCTGTAATTTGTTGCCGGTACTGGCGAATAATGAGGTGGAGGAAGGGTTAGAATCAAATGGAGATCTCGGAATTGAAGAGCAGGTGTGCACAATCAAGAGTCTTGATGATGGGAAGGAGTTTGTGGTTAATGAAGTTAAGGAAGATGGGACCTTGAAAAAAGTCAAGGAGGTGGGTACAGGAAGGCAGTTGACCATGGAAGAGTTTGAGATTTGTGTTGGGACTTCACCAATTGTTCAAGAACTGATGAGAAGGCAGAATGTAGAGGATGGGAATAAGGATAGTTTGGATGGTAATACAAATGAGGATGGTGAAACTGAACCCAAGTCGAAGAAGAAGGGAAGTTGGCTGAAGAGTATCAAAAATGTGGCTGGCGCTATGACAGGTTATAAGGAGCGGCGGAGCAGTGATGAGAGGGATACATCATCTGAGAAGGGTGGCAGAAGGTCAAGCTCGGCGACGGATGATAGTCAGGATGCTTCTTTTCATGGACCTGAAAGAGTACGGGTTCGGCAGTATGGGAAGTCCTGCAAAGAACTTACAGCACTGTATAAGAGCCAAGAGATACCGGCACATAATGGGGCTATTTGGACCATCAAATTTAGTTTGGATGGGAAGTATCTCGCTAGTGCTGGTGAGGACTGTATAATACATGTTTGGCAGGTTACTGAATCAGAGAGGAAGGGTGACCTATTGCTGGATAAACCAGAAGACGGGAATTTAAATCTTTTGCTTTTGGCAAATGGATCTCCAGAGCCAACTACAATGTCACCAAATGATGGCCAACCggagaagaaaagaagaggaaGGTTGTCTATAAGTCGAAAATCAGGGAGCTTTGACCATGTTTTGGTACCGGAGACTGTTTTTGCACTATCAGAAAAGCCCATCTCTTCATTTCAGGGGCATGTTGATGATGTGCTTGACCTCTCATGGTCCAAGTCTCAG CATTTGCTTTCATCTTCAATGGACAAAACAGTGCGGCTTTGGCATTTGTCTAGCAAGTCTTGTTTGAAGATCTTCTCACATAGTGATTATG TAACCTGCATCCAGTTTAACCCTGTTGATGATAGATACTTTATCAGTGGATCCCTAGATGCTAAGGTTCGCATATGGAGCATTCCAGAGAGGCAAGTTGTTGATTGGAATGATCTGCATGAGATGGTCACTGCCGCTTGCTATACACCAGATGGTCAG GGTGCATTTGTTGGTTCATACAAGGGGAATTGTCGTCAATACAACATATCAG ATAATAAATTGCAGCAAAAAGCTCAAATCAATCTgcagaataagaagaagaaggctcACCAGAAGAAAATTACTGGTTTCCAG TTTGTGCCAGGGAGTACATCAGATGTACTTATAACATCTGCAGATTCGAGAATTCGGGTGGTTGATGGTGCTGATCTTGTTCACAAGTTCAAAG GTTTTCGCAATACAAACAGCCAGATCTCATCCTCTATGACTGCTGATGGTAGATATGTGGTCTGTGCCAGTGAGGACTCGCATGTCTATATCTGGAAATATGAAGGTGATTCTCGGACAAGCAGGAATAGAGGTGTTACCATTACACAGTCATATGAGCATTTCCATTGTCAAGATGTTTCAGTAGCCATTCCTTGGCCTGGCATATCTGATAATTTGAGATTTCCCGATTCCTCCTTAGGGGAACAAAATGGGCATGCTGATCATCTCGATGAGGTTTCCACTGCCAACCATCCTCCTACACCCATTGAAGAGAATGGCACTGAGTGCTCACCGCTTGTATCTGGCTGCAGTAACAGTCCTCTTCATGGGACATTAAGTGGTGCCATGAACAGCTACTTCTTTGATAAATTCTCAGCAACATGGCCTGAGGAAAAACTCTTGTTAGCTACTAAAAATCGTAGCCCTCGTGTCAGTGTGGATGCTAGTGTCGACTTCACCAACGGCTTAAACCAGTTCAAGTCTGCCTGGGGTTTTGTCATTGTAACTGCAGGCCGGAGAGGGGAAATCAGGACTTTCCAAAATTTTGGACTGCCAATCCGGATATAG